One Artemia franciscana chromosome 7, ASM3288406v1, whole genome shotgun sequence DNA segment encodes these proteins:
- the LOC136028955 gene encoding thioredoxin-related transmembrane protein 1-like, translating into MPWRNITIILSNLFFHAPWCPVCRTHQPDLEYLKPLPSFLDLDLAIKFVDENCRACFEPIWEDLESWSVDLGIKLAKVDVTDSPAFFSGRFMVTALPTIFHVIDGEFREFIGRRGKDDFVTFIEENIRKLVQLVSEFV; encoded by the exons ATGCCATGGAGAAATATTACAATTATCCTTAGTAATCTTTTTTT TCATGCTCCATGGTGTCCAGTATGTAGGACTCATCAGCCTGATTTGGAATATCTGAAACCCTTACCCTCTTTCTTGGACCTGGATCTTGCTATTAAGTTTGTAGATGAAAATTGTAGAGCCTGTTTTGAGCCTATCTGGGAAGATCTTGAATCCTGGAGTGTTGATCTTGGCATCAAGTTGGCAAAAGTAGATGTCACTGATTCTCCTGCTTTTTTTAGTGGAAGGTTTATGGTCACAGCTCTACCAACAATATTTCA tgtTATTGACGGGGAGTTCAGAGAATTCATAGGACGAAGAGGAAAAGATGATTTTGTTACATTCATTGAAGAAAATATACGGAAGCTCGTGCAACTCGTATCGGAATTCGTATAA